A genomic window from Chrysoperla carnea chromosome 3, inChrCarn1.1, whole genome shotgun sequence includes:
- the LOC123295247 gene encoding vesicular glutamate transporter 3-like produces the protein MPNFDSNQSAGRQYVPVATFGSIVRRINLQKRYILAILTSIGFALAFAIRSNECTFKLDPVHLSNSRGWGELYFMLGYFFVQIPSVILINRFSPFKIFGLLILCSTVIGLGTPIFVKLFHHSWLMYIGFAHGLLQGSAFPAAQAMWQYWAPPIERSTIISIAYSGCFFGVAIGAEFSNLVCDLLPSDNVLIVYGLLGIVWFVLWTWSIYENPSAHPTITDAELQFLKQSIGNYITTNNTPTSIPWKEIFSSKSTWALFAAMFCRSWTSLYLIQGDFSEMDFIHEYNTWYVSYPAGAIAICLPIVGFLADLLLTKTSKSVAYIRRLYISGGFFVQLLIFIPGIFEFKHVGPLFLDVLLSCILYSFIICGFFTNHVDVAPRHAHATMAVSNMMNVVATFLLWTTFMGIAFEYHEDDTTYQPKTVEEFFLLAALFHIIGGLTYYFCGSGQTESWSKPETEAEDNRAVSFSNNSIGV, from the exons atgccaaattttgattcaaatca aaGTGCCGGAAGACAATATGTCCCTGTTGCAACTTTTGGGTCAATAGTCCGGCGAATAAACTTACAAAAACGCTATATTTTAGCGATATTAACCAGCATAGGATTCGCATTAGCTTTTGCCATACGAAGTAATGAATGCACCTTCAAATTAGATCCTgtg CATTTATCCAATTCAAGAGGATGgggtgaattatattttatgcttGGCTATTTCTTTGTTCAAATACCTTCTGTGATATTAATAAATCGATTTtctccatttaaaatttttggattgttGATTTTATGCAGTACTGTAATAGGATTAGGAACAccaattttcgtaaaattatttcaccattcGTGGTTGATGTACATTGGATTTGCGCACGGATTATTGCAG ggcTCTGCATTTCCTGCCGCCCAAGCTATGTGGCAATATTGGGCACCTCCAATTGAACGATCTACTATAATATCAATTGCGTATTCTGGATGTTTTTTTGGTGTAGCAATCGGTGCAGAATTTTCGAATTTAGTATGTGATTTACTTCCCAGTgataatgttttaattgtttatggtTTACTTGGTATTGTGTGGTTTGTTTTATGGACATGGTCAATTTATGAAAATCCCTCCGCACATCCGACAATCACTGATGCTGAGTTACAATTTCTGAAGCAATCAATTGGAAACTATATCACAACAAATAATACTCCAACTTCAATACCTTGGAAAGAAATTTTTAGCTCAAAATCAACGTGGGCCTTATTTGCGGCAATGTTTTGTCGATCTTGGACATCTTTGTATTTGATTCAAGGAGATTTCTCAGAAATGGATTTTATACATGAATAT AATACTTGGTATGTAAGCTATCCAGCTGGTGCCATTGCAATTTGCTTACCAATAGTTGGATTTTTGGCGGATTTGTTATTGACAAAAACATCCAAATCAGTTGCATATATTCGACGATTATATATTTCCGGTGGTTTTTTCGTGCaacttttgatatttataccgggaattttcgaatttaaacaCGTAGGGCCACTATTTTTAGATGTATTATTGAGTTGCAttctttatagttttattatatgtGGATTTTTTACTAATCATGTGGATGTTGCACCAAGGCATGCACATGCCACAATGGCAGTTTCAAATATGATGAATGTAGTTGCAACATTTTTACTTTGGACAACATTTATGGGAATTGCATTTGAATACCATGAAGACGATACCACATAT CAACCGAAAACAGTCGAAGAATTTTTCTTACTTGCAGCACTTTTTCATATTATTGGCGGgcttacttattatttttgtggATCCGGACAGACTGAAAGTTGGTCAAAGCCAGAGACTGAG GCCGAAGACAATCGAGCtgtttctttttcaaataattcaattggtgtataa